The following are encoded together in the Peromyscus maniculatus bairdii isolate BWxNUB_F1_BW_parent chromosome 22, HU_Pman_BW_mat_3.1, whole genome shotgun sequence genome:
- the LOC143270114 gene encoding dual E2 ubiquitin-conjugating enzyme/E3 ubiquitin-protein ligase BIRC6-like, producing the protein MREKGRRKKGRTWAEAAKTPLFRHGVLCLPSNRFFSLVRLGEPRLDAGRRRLVRASSPGKERGALELGVVSPRRGAGATRPRGPRLSGSGSQRQVTRLLCLPSELKVQEVFRNEVTGSEFLRGYSCSRWTIIWDSWGSLDSPEFSSPGSFAVSLSCNGFSRATATGAARETAAAFEASATGARRLVTLDFGRPILLTDVLIPTCGDLASDISTHSLSLHDLIPPPVCRFMKITVIGCYGNTNARAKIPLGFYYGHTYILPWESELKLMHDPLRGEGESANQPEIDQHLAMMVALQEDIQCRYNLACHRLEALLQSIDLPPLNSANNAQYFLRKSDKAVEEDSRVFSAYQDCIRLQLQLNLAHNAVQRLKVAIGASRKTLSETSVPEDLIQTSSTEQLRTIVRYLLDTLLSLLHSSSVVLWTVQGLLHREPPPSDPFSPTTVR; encoded by the exons ATGAGGGAAAAGGGCCGTAGGAAGAAGGGCAGGACCTGGGCGGAGGCCGCCAAGACG CCCTTGTTTCGGCACGGTGTGTTGTGCTTGCCCAGTAACCGGTTCTTCTCCCTTGTGCGCCTTGGAGAGCCCCGATTGGATGCAGGCAGGAGGAGGCTTGTGCGTGCATCCAGCCCCGGGAAGGAGAGGGGAGCGCTGGAGCTCGGTGTCGTTTCCCCCCGCCGAGGCGCTGGTGCCACCAGACCCCGGGGCCCCCGCTTATCTGGCTCTGGGAGCCAACGGCAGGTCACGAGGCTTTTGTGTTTGCCGTCCGAGCTGAAAGTGCAGGAGGTGTTTAGAAACGAAGTAACAG GCAGTGAGTTCCTTCGGGGTTACTCCTGCAGTAGGTGGACTATCATCTGGGACAGTTGGGGAAGCCTCGACAGCCCTGAGTTCAGCAGCCCAGGTAGCTTTGCAGTCTCTCTCTCATGCAATGGCTTCAGCCGAGCAACAGCTACAGGTGCTGcaagagaaacagcagcagcttTTGAAGCTTCAGCAACAG GAGCCAGGAGACTTGTGACCTTGGATTTTGGAAGACCTATACTATTGACAGATGTACTGATTCCCACTTGTGGAGACTTGGCCTCCGATATAAGCACCCATTCACTAAGTCTTCATGACTTAATACCACCACCTGTGTGCAGATTCATGAAG ATAACTGTCATTGGATGTTATGGAAACACAAATGCCAGAGCAAAGATCCCATTAGGATTTTACTATGGACATACATATATCTTGCCTTGGGAAAGTGAACTGAAGTTGATGCATGATCCTCTAAGAGGCGAAGGCGAATCTGCCAACCAGCCAGAAATTGACCAGCATTTAGCAATGATGGTTGCTTTACAAGAAGATATACAGTGCAG ATATAACTTAGCCTGTCATCGTCTGGAGGCTCTTTTGCAGAGCATTGATCTTCCTCCTCTCAACAGTGCAAACAATGCACAATACTTCTTGCGAAAATCAGACaaagcagttgaggaagacagtAGAGTTTTTTCTGCTTATCAAGATTGTATTCGGCTACAGCTTCAACTAAATCTGGCCCATAATGCAGTGCAGAGGCTCAAAGTAGCCATAGGTGCAAGTCGGAAGACACTGAGCGAAACATCAGTTCCAGAAGACTTGATTCAGACATCGTCCACAGAGCAGTTACGCACCATTGTCAGATACTTACTGGAcacattgctcagcctgcttcacTCTTCCAGTG TGGTTCTCTGGACAGTCCAAGGCTTGCTGCATCGAGAGCCTCCTCCAAGCGATCCATTTTCCCCAACCACTGTCAGATGA